A single genomic interval of Aedes aegypti strain LVP_AGWG chromosome 1, AaegL5.0 Primary Assembly, whole genome shotgun sequence harbors:
- the LOC5571722 gene encoding coronin-7 isoform X3 has product MAWRFKASKYKNAAPIVPKPEVCIRDICVGSYQTYGNNIAASAAFIAFNWEHVGSSVAVLPIDDCGRKSKTMPLLHAHTDTVTYLDFSPFHDGLLATGSQDCLVKVWHIPEKGLENSISNPECSFSTKQRRVETVGFHPTADCLLYSTAVGCVSLWDLTCQQESFSNNQHPEVIQSLSWKQDGKVCATSCKDKMVRILDPRAETPISMIAESHQSIKDSRVVWLGDQNRILTTGFDAARLRQVIIRDLRNFSVPEKTLELDCSTGILMPLFDPDTNMLFLAGKGDTTIAYLEVTDKDPYLIEGIRHSGEQTKGACLVPKRALRVMEGEVNRIMQLTSNSVIPIMYQVPRKTYRDFHSDLYPDTNGFKTELTGTQWLNGVNMAVQKISLDPAKRELGEQPIIPRLGPKPFSSTGSSGEFSFDKVFNVPQAPGSENGDSQRDSNDNTQENSLVSNGSVEETHENGNCKEPEAFAEMTTEEVVMRPKVTEEDDKPRIISTAERRKSGDREKIFESKVSTESEDQFDAAMEDKPSQFERLSGQRTSIAERRRMYENRSQSVQEEKPASPVPLRRRESLKVRGEQSKTDEEVMPPPSSVEFTRNRSDLCKENLPADINKRNNANSANTTSKRTSTVFGRVSKFRHLKGTPGHKSTHIENIRNLSRQIPGECDGFQANSERVAVPISGAGGKIAIFELSKPGRLPDGVIPSLVNGNNIMDFQWDPFDNQRLAVACDDGSVKIWAIPEGGLTEPTNEPEKELVAHSDKIYIVKYHPLAKNVFLTASYDMTLKIWDLDTLTEKYCLKGHTDQIFSAAWSPCGMYVATVSKDGKLRVYNPRKSETPIREGTGPVGTRGARLVWAIEGEYIVVTGFDKVSERQIYVYKATDLGAPLGMVGLDVSPAILIPFYDEDSSTIFATGKGDSTIYCFEITEESPFICPLSHHRCSSLTQGLSFLPKNQCDVASVEFAKAQRLTNGTVEPLSFTVPRIKSELFQDDLFPPTKVLWESTLSAAEWFTGRDKPAQRISLQPEGMDSLSSIQPTVTTPTPAKKSDNINQIIGQQTQFNKAWSADLVRSKQDEIKNSVSARMPINRKLEQDDMEGVDEKEWEE; this is encoded by the exons ATGGCATGGCGATTTAAGGCCTCGAAATACAAAAACGCAGCCCCGATCGTTCCCAAACCGGAGGTATGCATCCGGGACATTTGCGTAGGATCCTACCAGACCTATGGTAACAACATTGCAGCCTCGGCGGCGTTCATCGCCTTCAACTGGGAACATGTGGGCTCCAGTGTGGCCGTGCTGCCCATCGACGACTGTGGCCGAAAGAGCAAAACCATGCCTCTGTTGCATGCACACACCGATACGGTAACGTATCTGGACTTTTCTCCATTTCACGATGGCCTACTGGCAACCGGCTCGCAGGACTGTCTGGTGAAGGTGTGGCACATCCCGGAGAAGGGCCTCGAGAACTCAATCTCCAATCCGGAGTGTTCGTTTTCGACGAAACAGCGAAGAGTGGAGACGGTCGGGTTCCATCCTACGGCCGATTGCCTTCTGTACTCGACAGCCGTGGGATGCGTCAGTCTGTGGGATTTAACATGCCAGCAGGAGTCATTCT CGAACAATCAACATCCGGAGGTGATTCAGTCTCTCAGTTGGAAACAGGACGGCAAGGTCTGTGCGACTAGCTGTAAAGACAAAATGGTACGAATCCTGGATCCCCGGGCGGAGACGCCAATATCTATGATAGCCGAGAGTCACCAAAGCATCAAGGACTCCCGAGTGGTATGGCTGGGTGATCAAAACCGAATTCTGACTACTGGGTTCGATGCCGCTCGGTTGCGGCAGGTCATCATCAGGGACTTGAGGAACTTCTCAGTACCGGAGAAGACGCTGGAGTTGGACTGCTCTACGGGTATCCTGATGCCGCTGTTCGATCCGGATACGAACATGCTGTTCTTGGCGGGCAAGGGCGATACTACGATAGCCTACCTGGAGGTGACGGACAAGGATCCGTATCTGATAGAGGGCATACGACACTCGGGAGAGCAGACCAAGGGTGCCTGTTTGGTGCCGAAGAGGGCACTGCGGGTGATGGAGGGCGAAGTGAACCGAATTATGCAGTTGACGTCGAATTCAGTGATTCCGATCATGTACCAAGTGCCGAGAAAG ACTTATCGAGACTTCCACAGTGATCTGTATCCAGACACAAACGGGTTCAAAACAGAGCTAACGGGTACGCAATGGCTCAACGGAGTGAACATGGCCGTTCAAAAGATCAGTCTGGATCCAGCGAAGCGAGAACTCGGCGAACAGCCTATTATC CCCCGCCTAGGCCCAAAGCCGTTCAGCAGTACGGGATCTTCGGGAGAGTTCTCCTTCGACAAGGTGTTCAACGTCCCGCAGGCCCCCGGTTCCGAAAACGGAGATTCGCAGAGGGACTCAAATGACAACACTCAGGAAAACAGTCTGGTGTCTAACGGAAGCGTGGAGGAAACTCACGAAAATGGTAACTGCAAGGAACCGGAAGCATTCGCGGAGATGACTACGGAAGAGGTCGTCATGCGACCGAAGGTTACGGAGGAAGACGACAAACCCCGGATCATCTCTACCGCGGAACGAAGAAAG TCTGGAGATCGAGAAAAG ATTTTTGAATCCAAGGTCTCCACGGAATCGGAGGACCAGTTTGACGCCGCCATGGAGGACAAGCCGAGTCAGTTCGAACGATTGAGTGGCCAACGAACAAGCATCGCCGAGCGAAGGCGAATGTACGAGAACCGATCGCAGAGCGTCCAAGAAGAAAAGCCAGCATCACCGGTTCCTCTCAG ACGCCGAGAATCCCTCAAAGTCCGCGGCGAACAATCTAAGACCGACGAAGAGGTCATGCCTCCGCCATCCAGCGTAGAGTTCACGAGGAATCGTAGCGATCTGTGCAAGGAAAATCTTCCCGCGGACATCAACAAACGCAACAACGCCAACTCCGCCAACACCACATCCAAGCGAACCTCGACAGTTTTCGGAAGAGTGTCTAAGTTCCGGCACCTGAAGGGAACACCCGGTCACAAGTCCACACACATTGAGAACATCCGTAACCTCAGCCGGCAGATCCCGGGCGAGTGTGACGGCTTCCAGGCGAACTCGGAGCGAGTTGCCGTACCGATTTCCGGGGCCGGAGGCAAGATTGCAATATTTGAACTCAGCAAACCTGGTCGCCTGCCGGACGGAGTGATTCCATCGCTGGTCAACGGAAACAACATCATGGACTTCCAATGGGATCCGTTCGATAACCAGAGATTGGCGGTGGCGTGCGATGACGGCAGCGTGAAGATCTGGGCTATCCCGGAAGGAGGCCTCACGGAGCCGACCAACGAACCGGAGAAAGAGTTGGTTGCCCATTCGGATAAGATCTACATCGTTAAGTACCACCCGCTGGCCAAAAACGTGTTCCTCACTGCTAGTTACGACATGACGCTGAAGATCTGGGACTTGGATACGCTGACCGAGAAGTACTGCCTGAAGGGACACACGGATCAAATCTTCAGCGCGGCCTGGAGTCCTTGCGGGATGTACGTGGCTACGGTGTCCAAGGACGGTAAACTGAGAGTGTACAACCCGAGGAAATCGGAAACTCCTATTCGAGAGGGAACCGGACCAGTGGGAACTCGCGGGGCGCGCTTGGTGTGGGCCATCGAGGGAGAGTACATTGTCGTAACTGGATTCGATAA AGTTTCCGAACGACAAATCTACGTCTATAAAGCGACGGACCTGGGTGCCCCTCTCGGAATGGTGGGCTTGGACGTGTCGCCGGCCATTCTGATACCGTTCTACGACGAGGACAGTTCGACAATCTTTGCCACCGGCAAAGGCGATTCCACGATCTACTGTTTCGAGATTACCGAAGAGTCTCCGTTCATCTGTCCCCTATCGCACCATCGATGTTCATCGTTAACGCAGGGCTTGAGTTTCCTGCCGAAGAACCAATGCGACGTCGCATCGGTTGAATTTGCCAAAGCACAAAGACTTACCAACGGAACGGTCGAACCGTTGAGCTTCACCGTGCCACGTATCAAGAGTGAGCTGTTCCAGGATGACCTGTTCCCTCCGACCAAGGTCCTGTGGGAATCAACGCTGTCGGCGGCCGAGTGGTTCACCGGTCGTGACAAACCCGCCCAGCGGATCAGTCTACAGCCCGAGGGAATGGATTCAT TGTCTTCCATTCAACCGACGGTAACGACACCGACGCCGGCAAAGAAAAGTGATAACATCAACCAAATCATTGGGCAGCAGACGCAGTTCAACAAGGCCTGGAGTGCGGACCTGGTGCGATCGAAACAAGATGAG